One genomic region from Salmonirosea aquatica encodes:
- a CDS encoding recombinase family protein: MVLRSPDCPAYADYPLYNGLGSCSKIFRKNAQGAGHGQIVSEYTDVKSGKRNDRPELMRAISRCKAEGAVLLIAKLDRLTGSGQHPYGMFHQANSAGKITQLEMAEGLL, translated from the coding sequence ATTGTACTCCGATCGCCAGACTGCCCAGCTTATGCGGATTATCCGCTTTATAATGGCCTGGGTTCATGCTCAAAAATATTTCGAAAAAATGCCCAAGGGGCCGGCCACGGGCAGATCGTCAGCGAGTACACCGACGTCAAGTCAGGCAAGCGCAATGACCGTCCCGAGCTGATGCGGGCCATCTCCCGCTGCAAGGCCGAGGGAGCCGTGCTGCTGATCGCCAAGCTCGACCGGCTAACGGGGAGTGGCCAACATCCGTACGGAATGTTCCATCAAGCCAATTCTGCAGGTAAAATTACCCAACTTGAAATGGCTGAAGGTTTACTTTGA
- a CDS encoding ABC transporter permease, with protein sequence MAPTQPDRPQSSTPPPWLDKLLMWVVAPHLREEVLGDLHERYHRRARRLGELHARHTYWREVVAYLRPAFIKRKPSEYPQPFFLHPDMLRNYFKIALRNLARNKGYSFINISGLAVGMAVAMLIGLWVYDELTYDHYHKNHDRIAQVWQSRTSNGEINTLITVPRPLEMSLRNEYADYFQHIVMSSWTLRGVVAYGNKRLVKEGNYMQPAAPEMLSLEILAGLKEGLQEINSIMLAASTAKGLFGDEDPIGKIVRFDNKHELKVTSVFADIPASDSFHETTFIIPWEHLVANTDWIRNAVDQWGNNSFRLFVQLADNATMSEVSAKIKDIKLKANPEIAEQNPQFLLLPMNDWHLRSTFENGVQAGGGIENVWLFGIIGAFVLLLACINFMNLNTARSEKRAREVGIRKSVGSVRSQLVSQFLSESFLVVGLAFMVAMLLVLLLIPAFNTLADKQITFPWENLYFWGISLFFIVVTAMLSGSYPALYLSSFQPVKVLKGTFRVGRYAALPRKVLVVLQFTVSVALIIGTLTVFRQIQFTKNRPIGYDRAGLVQIPLTEGAFDGKYAFIRNELINSGAVIEMSATSNPTTEVYYGRGGFKWAGMPEDFQASFAWIWVSPDYVKSLGMKIITGRDFSPDFPSDSSAVLLNKTAVEYMGLKDPVGTVLRDSDEQDPGKGMKVIGVVDDMVMDSPYESVKPTVYDFNPGPVRFYHLRLAPNQSANKSIATVEGVFKKNFPDLPFEYKFVDDEYAAKFSSEERIGKLAGVFTGLAILISCLGLFGLASYVAEQRTKEIGVRKVLGASVASLWRLMSRDFVLLVLIALLIAVPLAVYFLDGWLQNYTYRTELSWWIFAAAGAGALVLTLLTVSFQAIKAALVDPVKSLRSE encoded by the coding sequence ATGGCCCCAACCCAACCTGACCGTCCCCAGAGTTCTACTCCCCCACCCTGGCTCGACAAGCTGCTGATGTGGGTGGTGGCACCCCACCTGCGGGAAGAAGTGCTGGGCGACCTGCACGAACGTTACCATCGCCGCGCCCGGCGGCTGGGTGAGCTTCATGCGCGGCATACGTACTGGCGTGAGGTAGTGGCTTACCTGCGCCCCGCATTCATCAAACGCAAACCAAGTGAATATCCCCAACCCTTTTTTCTACATCCTGATATGCTACGCAACTATTTCAAGATCGCCTTACGTAACCTCGCCCGCAACAAGGGCTACTCTTTCATCAACATCAGCGGCCTGGCCGTGGGTATGGCGGTGGCAATGCTCATTGGACTTTGGGTCTACGACGAACTGACGTACGACCATTACCATAAAAACCACGATCGCATTGCGCAGGTATGGCAGAGCCGCACTAGCAATGGCGAAATCAACACGCTCATCACCGTGCCCAGGCCGCTGGAAATGTCGCTGCGCAATGAGTATGCCGACTATTTCCAGCATATCGTAATGAGTAGCTGGACACTGCGCGGAGTGGTGGCTTACGGCAATAAGCGCTTGGTGAAAGAAGGCAACTATATGCAACCTGCCGCTCCCGAGATGCTGAGTCTGGAAATTCTGGCGGGCCTAAAGGAAGGCTTGCAGGAAATCAACTCGATCATGCTGGCGGCTTCCACGGCGAAGGGGCTTTTTGGCGATGAAGATCCGATTGGTAAGATTGTAAGGTTTGACAACAAGCATGAGCTGAAAGTGACGAGCGTTTTCGCCGATATTCCAGCCAGCGATTCTTTCCACGAAACTACCTTTATCATTCCCTGGGAGCATCTGGTGGCCAATACCGACTGGATCAGGAATGCAGTTGACCAATGGGGAAACAATTCGTTTCGGCTATTCGTGCAGCTTGCCGATAATGCGACGATGTCAGAAGTAAGTGCCAAAATAAAGGATATAAAATTAAAGGCCAACCCCGAGATCGCTGAACAAAACCCGCAGTTCCTCCTGCTGCCGATGAACGACTGGCATCTGAGATCCACATTCGAGAACGGTGTGCAGGCAGGTGGAGGAATCGAAAACGTCTGGCTGTTTGGCATCATCGGGGCGTTTGTCCTGTTGCTGGCTTGCATCAATTTTATGAATCTCAACACGGCCCGTTCCGAGAAACGGGCGCGGGAAGTCGGCATCCGCAAGTCGGTGGGGTCAGTGCGTTCGCAGTTGGTGAGCCAGTTCCTGAGCGAATCCTTCCTGGTGGTCGGACTTGCCTTTATGGTCGCCATGCTGCTGGTACTACTTTTGATTCCCGCTTTCAATACTTTGGCGGACAAACAAATTACTTTTCCCTGGGAAAATCTTTATTTCTGGGGTATTTCCTTGTTCTTCATTGTTGTCACGGCGATGCTGTCCGGCAGCTACCCGGCTTTGTACCTCTCCTCTTTCCAGCCCGTTAAAGTCTTGAAGGGTACTTTTAGAGTAGGTCGCTACGCTGCTTTACCCCGCAAGGTACTGGTCGTGCTGCAATTCACGGTGTCGGTGGCTTTGATTATTGGCACGTTGACGGTTTTCCGGCAAATCCAGTTCACCAAAAACCGTCCCATCGGCTACGACCGCGCCGGACTGGTGCAAATTCCGCTGACCGAGGGCGCATTCGACGGCAAATATGCTTTCATCCGTAACGAGCTGATTAATTCTGGGGCTGTCATAGAAATGTCCGCCACCAGCAACCCGACGACGGAGGTGTACTACGGTCGGGGCGGCTTCAAGTGGGCAGGCATGCCCGAGGATTTTCAGGCCAGTTTCGCCTGGATCTGGGTTTCCCCCGATTATGTAAAATCGCTTGGTATGAAAATTATCACGGGCCGGGACTTTTCGCCGGATTTCCCATCCGATTCCAGCGCGGTACTTTTGAACAAAACAGCCGTGGAATACATGGGCCTGAAAGACCCGGTTGGCACGGTGCTCCGGGATAGTGATGAACAAGACCCCGGCAAAGGGATGAAGGTGATCGGCGTGGTGGACGACATGGTGATGGACTCTCCCTACGAATCGGTTAAGCCTACCGTGTATGATTTCAACCCGGGACCCGTCCGTTTTTATCACCTCCGGCTAGCCCCTAACCAAAGTGCCAACAAGAGTATCGCCACCGTCGAAGGAGTTTTTAAGAAAAACTTTCCCGATCTGCCCTTTGAGTACAAGTTTGTAGATGACGAGTACGCCGCTAAGTTTTCGTCCGAAGAGCGCATCGGTAAGCTCGCCGGCGTCTTCACCGGACTGGCAATTCTGATCAGCTGCCTGGGTTTGTTTGGCCTGGCCTCTTACGTAGCCGAGCAGCGCACCAAGGAGATCGGCGTCCGAAAGGTACTAGGTGCCAGTGTCGCCAGTTTATGGCGGCTGATGTCAAGGGATTTCGTGCTGCTGGTTCTTATCGCCCTGCTGATCGCCGTCCCGCTGGCGGTGTATTTCTTGGACGGCTGGCTACAAAATTACACCTATCGTACGGAACTTTCGTGGTGGATTTTCGCGGCGGCAGGTGCCGGGGCATTGGTATTAACGCTGCTGACCGTCAGCTTCCAGGCAATAAAAGCCGCACTGGTAGACCCGGTGAAGAGTCTGAGAAGCGAGTAA
- a CDS encoding PadR family transcriptional regulator gives MRRSDLGEFEEVVLLAVAVRSPQAYSVVIAEELERETGQTVSTGAVHAALQRLETKGYLISQLGEPTPERGGRRKRLFTVTALGGRILSEVRQVRTRLWDRIVPQIILEWN, from the coding sequence ATGCGACGGAGTGATCTGGGCGAATTTGAAGAAGTAGTTTTACTGGCCGTGGCTGTACGCTCACCGCAGGCTTACTCGGTGGTTATCGCCGAAGAGCTCGAACGGGAGACGGGACAGACAGTCAGTACCGGGGCGGTACATGCGGCCCTGCAACGGTTAGAAACCAAAGGCTACCTCATCTCCCAGTTGGGGGAGCCCACCCCCGAACGCGGAGGACGGCGTAAGCGCTTGTTTACCGTCACCGCGCTGGGTGGACGCATCCTGAGCGAGGTGCGGCAGGTCCGTACCCGCCTTTGGGACCGGATTGTGCCACAGATCATATTGGAATGGAACTAG